Proteins from one Setaria italica strain Yugu1 chromosome V, Setaria_italica_v2.0, whole genome shotgun sequence genomic window:
- the LOC101772057 gene encoding uncharacterized protein LOC101772057 has product MAAPPPPQALSMEELPEETQRLILRHIPCSVDHGRMSLVCRAWRNMIRRQRNQLVGQLLPQRRLLPWLLLRAPFPVGSTRVACVLSGCRVHHFLNITPLEARCFGSHDGAWLLLDTRELRPHKALNIRTGNVCDLPRKLRRRTDPYVHRMVIHVAALSSSPEHTNYVGAAIVTSWRNPAPSVVAALPPRHRCVALWRKNWRWVFDFVPPGDGDVALDVEDVLYLYSGAFAFVTQGEHLRLCKPFRLQENMLTTKWETLRFRPRGRLHDQYVRARYLVVSREELLMVVRFTPHPNQPTSKFKVFRGIERNIADADANFPVDLYPFEWSELDTLGDQMLFVGHGCSRSYKADEYLQGGIYFLDDGKFYDDAVIFGNGNVNHYPCSDNGMWSEGGHVQRCFPRPDPLDQSAPVWLLP; this is encoded by the coding sequence ATGGCTGCGCCCCCACCTCCGCAGGCCCTGTCCATGGAGGAACTCCCCGAGGAAACCCAGCGCCTGATCCTGAGGCACATCCCGTGCAGCGTCGACCACGGCCGCATGTCCCTCGTGTGCCGCGCGTGGCGTAACATGATTCGCCGGCAGCGGAACCAGCTGGTGGGGCAACTGCTCCCGCAGCGGCGGCTGCTCCCGTGGCTCCTCCTTCGCGCGCCCTTCCCCGTCGGGAGCACCCGCGTCGCCTGCGTCCTCAGCGGCTGCCGTGTCCACCACTTCCTCAACATCACCCCGCTCGAGGCGCGCTGCTTCGGCTCGCACGACGGCGCCTGGCTCCTCCTCGACACCCGCGAGCTGCGCCCCCACAAGGCCCTCAACATCCGCACCGGCAACGTCTGCGACCTCCCGCGAAAGCTCCGGCGCCGGACCGATCCATACGTCCACAGAATGGTCATCCACGTCGCCGCGCTCTCATCCTCGCCGGAACACACGAACTACGTTGGCGCCGCCATCGTCACATCCTGGCGGAACCCAGCCCCTAGCGTCGTAGCCGCCCTGCCGCCACGCCATCGCTGCGTCGCGCTCTGGCGCAAGAATTGGCGGTGGGTCTTTGATTTCGTGCCACCAGGCGATGGCGACGTTGCATTGGATGTTGAGGACGTCCTCTACCTCTACAGTGGAGCCTTCGCTTTCGTCACCCAGGGCGAACATCTCCGCCTGTGCAAGCCATTCCGGCTTCAAGAGAACATGCTGACAACAAAGTGGGAGACGCTCCGGTTCCGTCCCCGTGGACGCCTCCACGACCAGTACGTCCGCGCTCGCTACCTCGTCGTGTCCCGCGAGGAGCTTCTCATGGTCGTGAGGTTCACGCCTCATCCTAATCAGCCGACGTCCAAGTTCAAGGTGTTCCGGGGGATCGAACGGAACATTGCTGACGCCGACGCCAACTTCCCCGTCGATCTGTACCCCTTCGAATGGAGCGAGCTGGACACGCTGGGTGACCAGATGCTGTTCGTCGGGCATGGCTGCTCCAGATCCTACAAGGCGGATGAGTACCTCCAGGGAGGCATCTACTTCTTGGATGATGGAAAGTTCTATGACGATGCGGTGATCTTCGGCAATGGCAATGTGAATCACTACCCCTGCAGCGACAACGGGATGTGGTCAGAAGGCGGCCATGTCCAGCGCTGCTTCCCGAGGCCAGACCCATTGGACCAATCTGCTCCAGTTTGGCTTCTCCCTTGA